From Leptolyngbya sp. 'hensonii', the proteins below share one genomic window:
- a CDS encoding ShlB/FhaC/HecB family hemolysin secretion/activation protein, with translation MAPSLALAMLAAPCFAMPDQQSPKKLPASYSCSTATSLTQRCSRAKIQLSSATLQTSDLALALQGAILNLAQATPDRAGDRQSTPNQDRFPQPVPAPGPLPAEPQQPLTPLPPVEPTSPPPATAQPIAVRKIEVIGSSVFSSTDFSTITRTYEGRSATLEELREAADKITQLYLDRGFITSRAILVDQTIVDGVVQIRVIEGGLERIDVEGTQRVNPDYIRARIELAGLKPVNKDRLEDQLRLLRADPQFDNVEASLRAGTQFGQSILTIRVKEANPFNAIVSIDNYSPPSVGSERFGIGASYRNVLTSNGDQLAASYSRTTAGGANLYDFSYRLTVNPMNGTLQVRYAPSDYKVIDPVFALLKIRGGSDLYEISFRQPLIRTPREELALSLGIARQTGQTFLGFTGNDIGFGFGSGPEANGTTRTTVLKFGQDYVSRDVQGAWAFRSQFSLGVDLFGVTINAAPTPDGLFFSWLGQAQRVQVLNPDQVLIFQADLQLSSDTLLAAQQFVMGGGQSVRGYRQNARSGDNGFRFSVEDRIVVLRDESGAALLQAVPFLDVGYVWNVTGNPNLLPSQNLLAGGGVGLIWAPFPGLGIRLDYARPFVNLNDRGNNIQEEAFYFSVNYQL, from the coding sequence ATGGCTCCAAGTTTAGCCTTAGCAATGCTGGCTGCTCCATGCTTTGCGATGCCTGATCAGCAGTCGCCAAAAAAACTTCCAGCATCTTACTCCTGCTCGACTGCCACCTCTCTAACCCAGCGCTGTTCACGGGCAAAAATTCAGCTTTCTTCAGCAACCCTGCAGACCTCTGATCTGGCCTTGGCATTGCAAGGAGCAATCTTAAACCTGGCTCAAGCTACGCCCGATCGCGCTGGAGACCGGCAGTCCACCCCTAATCAGGATCGATTTCCCCAACCCGTTCCAGCCCCTGGACCGTTGCCAGCAGAGCCCCAGCAACCACTAACGCCCCTTCCTCCTGTTGAGCCAACCTCCCCTCCGCCTGCCACCGCCCAACCCATAGCAGTGCGTAAAATCGAAGTCATTGGCAGTTCCGTTTTCAGTTCAACAGACTTTTCCACCATCACCCGAACCTATGAGGGGCGCTCTGCCACCCTGGAAGAACTGCGAGAAGCCGCTGATAAAATCACCCAACTCTACCTGGATCGGGGTTTTATTACTTCCAGAGCCATTCTAGTAGACCAGACGATCGTAGATGGTGTCGTGCAAATTCGGGTGATTGAAGGAGGGTTAGAACGCATTGATGTGGAAGGCACCCAGCGAGTCAATCCAGACTATATTCGAGCCCGCATTGAACTGGCTGGGTTAAAACCTGTGAACAAAGATCGTCTGGAAGATCAGCTCAGGTTGCTTCGGGCAGACCCCCAGTTTGACAATGTGGAAGCCAGTCTGCGGGCAGGGACACAGTTCGGCCAGAGCATTTTGACCATCCGAGTTAAGGAAGCCAATCCCTTCAATGCGATCGTCAGCATCGATAATTATTCGCCGCCCAGTGTCGGTTCTGAACGGTTCGGAATTGGTGCTAGCTATCGCAATGTATTGACCAGTAACGGTGATCAACTGGCGGCCTCCTATAGTCGCACGACTGCTGGGGGAGCCAATCTCTATGATTTCAGCTATCGCCTGACGGTCAATCCAATGAATGGCACTTTACAGGTGCGCTATGCTCCCAGTGACTATAAAGTGATTGACCCTGTCTTTGCGTTATTGAAAATCCGGGGAGGTAGCGATCTCTACGAAATCAGCTTCCGCCAACCGCTTATCAGAACGCCGCGGGAGGAATTGGCCCTCTCTTTGGGGATAGCTCGTCAAACTGGACAAACCTTTTTGGGCTTTACAGGCAATGATATCGGCTTTGGCTTTGGATCTGGCCCTGAAGCCAATGGCACCACCCGAACCACCGTACTTAAGTTTGGGCAGGATTACGTTTCCCGAGATGTTCAGGGGGCTTGGGCATTCCGCTCCCAGTTCAGCTTAGGCGTAGATTTATTCGGGGTTACGATCAATGCTGCCCCCACACCCGATGGGTTATTCTTCAGTTGGTTGGGGCAGGCTCAGCGCGTCCAGGTTTTGAATCCAGATCAGGTCCTTATTTTTCAAGCAGACCTGCAACTCTCGTCCGACACCCTGCTAGCAGCTCAACAGTTTGTTATGGGAGGCGGCCAGTCTGTCCGGGGCTACCGACAGAATGCCCGTTCCGGGGACAACGGCTTTCGCTTCTCAGTAGAAGATCGGATCGTCGTTCTCCGAGATGAATCTGGGGCAGCCTTGCTCCAGGCTGTGCCGTTTCTGGATGTGGGCTATGTCTGGAATGTAACCGGCAACCCCAACCTGCTCCCCTCTCAAAATCTTCTGGCAGGGGGAGGGGTTGGTCTAATTTGGGCTCCTTTCCCTGGTTTGGGAATTCGCCTGGATTATGCCCGACCGTTTGTTAATTTGAATGATCGGGGCAATAACATTCAGGAAGAGGCATTCTATTTCAGTGTTAACTACCAACTTTAG
- a CDS encoding DUF928 domain-containing protein produces MASKIPYKLLVRSFLSISLGLFVCSLPTLTLAKSIFKAPARGGLPGRREPAGVRGQCLDAKLVPNLPPLPANQTYAFPKNYRTLAALTPAPDRSIGQTVSGYPTFFWHQPPFKPDYAKTVEFILYEWRGPRNVKVVYKTLLPIGDQSGVMSFKLPEKPGVAPLQVGKVYRWSINVICDLNDRTAEDAADGFIERVNFAPDLQSKLKKTSVAEVPAIYAAAGIWHEALTTLAALRRSKPNDPNLAALWSDLLEGIDLKKLAQEPLVDCCTVSSIKPKGMEE; encoded by the coding sequence ATGGCTAGTAAAATACCTTACAAGCTTCTGGTCCGCAGTTTCCTGTCGATTTCCCTTGGTCTGTTTGTTTGCAGCTTGCCCACCTTAACCCTGGCAAAATCCATCTTTAAGGCACCTGCTAGAGGCGGCTTACCGGGACGAAGAGAACCGGCAGGGGTTCGAGGCCAATGCCTGGATGCTAAGCTGGTACCCAATCTCCCCCCTTTGCCAGCCAATCAGACCTATGCCTTTCCGAAGAACTATCGGACGCTGGCTGCCCTCACTCCCGCCCCCGATCGCAGCATTGGTCAAACTGTTTCTGGGTACCCAACCTTTTTCTGGCATCAACCTCCCTTCAAACCCGATTACGCTAAAACCGTAGAGTTCATCCTTTACGAATGGCGGGGACCTCGAAATGTCAAAGTGGTTTATAAGACATTGCTCCCAATTGGAGATCAGTCTGGTGTGATGAGCTTTAAACTCCCGGAGAAACCGGGAGTGGCCCCTCTACAAGTTGGTAAGGTTTATCGCTGGTCTATCAATGTTATTTGTGATCTGAACGATCGCACGGCTGAGGATGCTGCCGATGGGTTTATTGAGCGCGTGAATTTTGCCCCGGATCTCCAGAGCAAGCTGAAGAAGACTTCTGTGGCTGAAGTTCCGGCAATTTATGCAGCGGCTGGAATCTGGCACGAAGCGCTGACTACGCTGGCCGCCTTGCGTCGCAGTAAACCGAACGATCCGAATCTGGCTGCGCTCTGGTCGGATTTGTTGGAGGGAATTGACCTGAAGAAACTGGCTCAAGAACCTCTGGTGGATTGTTGTACAGTCAGTTCGATCAAGCCTAAAGGGATGGAAGAGTAA
- a CDS encoding DUF928 domain-containing protein, with product MASFPELVLAGIKVRQRGIPGRREPAGSRDPQSCIAPNQKNALVALVPPSNRSVTLAEYPTFLWYVPEHSAPSIDFELRDERNTTVLYKTTIETQFIRDSKSRVVFYDEKGDPIEYGRNGKPVKSGRPRSIPGVLSLTIPGNAGVKALEVNKTYLWYFEVNCPELARKPGDKPADPEDNDIYVGGWIRRVAKPDLLSQIQNAKPEERLALLAAQGIWNETISTLADLRRTNPQNQVYAKDWADLLKSVELADYAQEPLVNCCLPGKNQVSSR from the coding sequence ATGGCCAGTTTCCCAGAACTGGTTTTGGCTGGGATCAAGGTGCGTCAGCGTGGTATCCCAGGGCGGCGAGAACCTGCAGGCTCACGTGATCCCCAAAGCTGCATTGCTCCTAACCAGAAGAATGCTTTGGTGGCTTTGGTGCCGCCATCAAACCGGAGCGTTACCTTGGCAGAGTATCCGACGTTTCTGTGGTACGTTCCCGAACACTCTGCCCCGTCCATTGATTTTGAGCTGCGGGACGAGAGAAATACGACGGTTCTTTACAAAACAACCATTGAGACTCAGTTTATCCGAGATAGTAAAAGTCGGGTTGTTTTCTATGATGAGAAGGGCGATCCAATTGAGTACGGCAGGAATGGAAAACCAGTGAAATCGGGCAGGCCCAGAAGTATTCCTGGTGTACTCAGTTTAACTATACCTGGCAACGCTGGGGTGAAAGCCTTGGAGGTCAATAAAACCTACCTCTGGTACTTTGAAGTGAACTGCCCCGAGCTTGCTCGTAAGCCTGGAGATAAGCCCGCAGATCCTGAGGATAATGACATCTATGTGGGAGGCTGGATTCGCCGGGTTGCCAAACCCGACCTGCTGAGTCAGATTCAGAATGCCAAGCCAGAGGAACGGTTGGCCCTGTTGGCGGCACAGGGAATCTGGAATGAGACGATTTCTACCCTGGCTGACTTGCGGCGTACTAATCCCCAGAACCAGGTTTATGCCAAGGATTGGGCTGATTTATTGAAGTCAGTTGAGTTGGCTGATTATGCTCAGGAGCCTCTGGTAAATTGCTGTTTGCCCGGTAAGAATCAAGTTTCATCCAGGTGA
- a CDS encoding adenylate/guanylate cyclase domain-containing protein — protein MVIKFFQRIRDAKPDLTGLLSVVISSATATGLILGLRSLGWLQSLELKAYDQMVQLRPDPGPDPRFLVVGITEDDNKKYGVPFSDRDLAKVLRELQRHQPRVIGLDIYRDLPQEPGHAELAKEFKASNIIAITTFPVAKEDRIIPPPASISPDQVGFNDVVTDPDNVVRRNLYLVTPSGDAILPSFAFQVAQMYLQPLKLEPQLSEDSDQNIEWGQALLVPLEKNSGGYQDNDPNSYQILLNYRTHKRIATRVSLSDVLDGRVAPELIKDKIILIGSIAPSAKDFFNTPFSAAERIDPKMPGVEVHAQMVSQFLDAVTGARPLFWFWSEWGEILWISGWSVLGGVLAWRLRHPVVLGLGGTAALGTVLGSGFIIFLHQGWIPVITPALNLLLTGMAVVAYRAQQAQRQQQMTMTLLGQNASPEIAAALWNSRDRLMQDGKLPGQKLTATMLFTDIKNFSTISEQMLPEDLLNWLNEYLSVMTREVQLYHGIVNKFTGDGLIAVFGVPVARETREAIAADACNAVACALSMGENLQLLNQDWKQRGLPCIQIRVGIFTGPIVAGSLGGKERLEYGIIGDSVNTASRLESVEKDRQGGLCRILIAHETYEYTRDKFQVENWGYLALKGKQHMVDVYQVLARLSETNPAPEANSFADQSGGNQEHSPSESDINSSNLNAK, from the coding sequence GTGGTAATCAAATTTTTTCAGCGCATTCGGGATGCAAAACCAGACCTAACAGGGTTGTTGAGTGTCGTCATCAGTAGTGCTACAGCTACGGGATTAATATTAGGGTTGCGATCGCTGGGTTGGCTGCAATCCCTGGAACTGAAAGCCTATGATCAGATGGTTCAGCTTCGCCCTGATCCTGGGCCGGACCCTCGTTTCCTCGTGGTTGGAATCACGGAGGATGACAATAAAAAGTATGGCGTTCCCTTTTCCGATCGAGATCTGGCCAAGGTTCTCCGGGAACTGCAACGTCATCAACCTCGGGTGATTGGCCTGGATATCTATCGGGATTTACCCCAGGAGCCTGGCCATGCTGAACTAGCCAAGGAGTTCAAGGCCTCTAATATCATTGCCATTACAACCTTCCCAGTTGCTAAAGAGGATCGCATTATTCCTCCGCCCGCCAGTATTTCGCCAGATCAGGTTGGCTTTAACGATGTGGTGACTGACCCAGATAATGTCGTCCGACGCAATTTGTATCTAGTTACGCCCAGTGGAGACGCGATTTTGCCTTCCTTTGCGTTTCAGGTAGCTCAGATGTATCTGCAACCCTTAAAGTTGGAACCTCAACTGAGTGAGGACAGCGACCAGAACATTGAGTGGGGGCAAGCACTGTTAGTTCCCCTGGAGAAAAACTCTGGTGGGTATCAGGATAATGATCCTAATAGTTACCAAATACTTCTCAATTACCGAACGCACAAGCGTATTGCTACCCGTGTCAGCCTTTCCGATGTCCTAGATGGACGGGTTGCACCTGAATTGATCAAAGATAAAATTATTCTGATTGGTAGTATTGCTCCCAGTGCAAAAGATTTTTTTAATACGCCATTCAGTGCCGCAGAACGGATCGATCCCAAGATGCCGGGTGTGGAAGTTCATGCCCAGATGGTCAGCCAGTTTCTGGATGCAGTGACTGGAGCGCGTCCTCTCTTCTGGTTCTGGTCCGAATGGGGAGAGATTCTCTGGATATCTGGTTGGTCTGTGCTGGGTGGGGTGCTGGCCTGGCGCTTGCGGCATCCGGTGGTGTTGGGCCTGGGGGGAACGGCTGCTTTGGGAACAGTCCTTGGCAGTGGCTTTATTATTTTTTTACACCAGGGGTGGATTCCAGTCATTACGCCAGCCTTGAACCTGCTGCTGACGGGGATGGCTGTGGTGGCCTATCGGGCCCAACAGGCTCAGCGGCAACAACAGATGACCATGACTCTGTTGGGGCAGAATGCCTCCCCGGAAATTGCGGCGGCCCTCTGGAACTCTCGCGATCGTCTGATGCAGGACGGTAAACTGCCTGGTCAAAAGCTGACGGCAACCATGTTGTTTACAGATATTAAGAACTTCAGCACCATCTCCGAGCAAATGCTACCGGAAGACCTGCTGAACTGGCTCAATGAGTACCTGAGTGTGATGACGCGGGAAGTGCAACTCTACCATGGGATTGTCAATAAGTTTACAGGGGACGGTCTGATTGCCGTTTTTGGGGTGCCTGTGGCCCGGGAGACTCGGGAAGCCATTGCAGCGGATGCCTGTAATGCCGTGGCCTGCGCCCTATCGATGGGAGAGAATTTGCAACTGCTGAATCAAGACTGGAAACAGAGGGGGTTGCCCTGTATCCAGATTCGGGTGGGCATCTTCACTGGCCCGATCGTGGCTGGTAGTTTGGGGGGTAAAGAACGGCTGGAATATGGCATTATCGGTGATAGTGTCAATACGGCTTCTCGCCTAGAAAGTGTGGAGAAAGATCGGCAGGGAGGACTTTGTCGAATTCTCATCGCCCATGAAACATATGAGTATACCCGGGATAAGTTCCAGGTAGAGAACTGGGGGTATTTGGCCCTGAAAGGAAAGCAACATATGGTGGATGTCTACCAGGTGCTGGCCCGTCTGTCTGAGACGAATCCTGCTCCAGAAGCCAACTCATTCGCTGATCAGAGTGGGGGTAATCAGGAACATTCCCCATCGGAATCAGACATAAATAGCAGTAATCTCAATGCAAAATAA
- a CDS encoding TldD/PmbA family protein: protein MGSQDLSSESFVEQLIDLAIRSGAEAAEVFQSRSFSRPIFFEANRLKQLESTQAEGTTLRLWLNGRPGLAVAYGVVEPQSLVDRAIAISQLNQPEPIELGRDSRLVYPDAGKSVSVDHMIAWGKEAIMLVRERYPEVLCTAEWECEVEMTRLVNSQGLDCSHTDTTLNCYMSAEWVRGDDFLSVSDGQIQRDSLDPAALAQQLLQRLDWAQDNVPPPTGRVPILFTSKAADMLWGTVQAALNGKQVIERASPWSDRLGEQVISSLVTVSQQPGMGPFSCPFDDEGTSTRPLTFIHNGVLQLFYTDRTTGRALGSGTTGNGFRPGLGSYPTPGLVNLLIEPAETRRPKPVAKSLLDLMMTLEDGLILDQMLGGGAGISGDFSINVDLGYRVRQGQILGRVKDTMIAGNVYTALKQLIELGDDPDWNGSCYTPSLIVESLSVTGKH from the coding sequence ATGGGTTCCCAAGACCTTTCTTCAGAGTCGTTTGTCGAACAGCTTATTGACCTGGCTATCCGGTCAGGAGCTGAAGCAGCAGAGGTTTTTCAATCCCGGTCTTTTTCTCGGCCAATATTTTTTGAGGCCAATCGATTAAAGCAATTGGAGAGTACCCAGGCTGAGGGGACGACACTTCGTCTATGGTTGAATGGTCGTCCAGGGTTGGCTGTTGCCTATGGTGTGGTTGAACCTCAAAGCCTGGTTGATCGGGCGATCGCGATCAGCCAGTTGAACCAACCTGAACCGATCGAGCTAGGGCGAGACTCTCGGCTGGTTTATCCTGACGCTGGAAAGAGCGTCTCTGTGGATCACATGATTGCCTGGGGTAAGGAGGCGATCATGTTGGTGCGGGAACGATACCCAGAAGTTCTCTGTACTGCTGAGTGGGAATGCGAAGTCGAAATGACGCGCCTGGTTAATTCTCAAGGGTTAGATTGCAGCCATACGGATACCACCCTCAACTGCTACATGAGCGCTGAGTGGGTCCGGGGAGATGATTTTCTGAGTGTTTCAGACGGCCAGATCCAGCGAGATAGTCTGGATCCTGCTGCTTTAGCCCAGCAACTTTTGCAGCGTCTGGATTGGGCTCAGGATAATGTTCCTCCCCCGACGGGGCGGGTTCCCATCCTGTTTACCTCAAAGGCGGCTGACATGTTATGGGGAACCGTGCAAGCAGCTCTAAATGGGAAGCAGGTGATTGAACGAGCCTCACCCTGGAGCGATCGCCTGGGGGAGCAGGTGATCTCTTCCCTAGTCACCGTATCCCAGCAACCCGGTATGGGTCCCTTTAGCTGTCCTTTTGATGATGAAGGGACTTCAACTCGCCCCCTAACGTTTATTCATAATGGGGTGCTGCAGTTGTTTTATACCGATCGCACCACGGGGCGCGCCCTGGGAAGTGGCACCACGGGCAATGGATTTCGTCCTGGTTTGGGAAGTTACCCGACTCCAGGTCTAGTCAATCTTCTGATTGAACCAGCAGAAACTCGCCGTCCTAAACCTGTGGCAAAATCTCTGCTGGACTTAATGATGACCCTTGAGGATGGTCTGATTTTGGATCAGATGCTGGGGGGCGGAGCGGGGATTTCGGGTGACTTTTCTATCAATGTGGATCTGGGTTATCGGGTCAGACAGGGGCAGATTCTGGGACGAGTTAAAGATACGATGATTGCTGGAAATGTTTACACAGCCCTGAAACAACTGATCGAGCTTGGTGATGACCCAGACTGGAATGGGTCATGCTATACACCGTCCCTGATTGTTGAGAGCCTCTCCGTTACGGGTAAACACTAA
- a CDS encoding Tab2/Atab2 family RNA-binding protein — protein sequence MAVIWELDFYSRPILDEQGKKLWEVVVCESPQSITRSPDTLFRYAKFCSATQVNSVWLREALEEAIAKGGHPPNRIRFFRRQMNNMIKKACGELGIDALPSRRTYALNQWLQERVQKFYPTVPGYQEGQANPIASLTTFETALPQPLPDALIGQQWAFVNLEAGAFDEMSDWAIDFSEAFPLQLAGITPTMLIPGVIIFSSRALPMAGWISGLEMAFLRFVDAPARLILETGAAESWLLANLSAPQMQTEAQAFETAKQQANGVHFLAVQTDPRSETFAGFWLLQEVNLA from the coding sequence ATGGCTGTCATCTGGGAACTTGATTTTTACTCCCGTCCCATCCTGGACGAGCAAGGCAAGAAGTTGTGGGAAGTGGTGGTGTGCGAAAGCCCCCAAAGTATTACTCGATCGCCCGATACCCTCTTCCGCTATGCCAAATTTTGCTCGGCTACTCAGGTGAATTCTGTGTGGCTACGGGAAGCCCTGGAAGAAGCGATCGCGAAGGGAGGGCACCCCCCCAACCGAATTCGGTTCTTTCGCCGCCAGATGAATAACATGATTAAAAAAGCCTGCGGTGAACTGGGCATTGATGCCCTGCCGAGTCGGCGCACCTATGCTCTGAATCAATGGTTGCAAGAACGGGTGCAGAAATTCTATCCCACTGTTCCTGGCTACCAGGAAGGGCAGGCTAATCCGATCGCCTCCCTCACTACCTTTGAGACGGCGCTGCCCCAACCCTTGCCTGATGCTCTGATTGGGCAACAGTGGGCTTTTGTAAACCTGGAGGCCGGTGCTTTTGATGAAATGTCGGATTGGGCGATCGATTTCAGTGAAGCTTTTCCCCTCCAACTTGCCGGGATAACGCCAACGATGCTGATTCCTGGAGTGATTATCTTCTCTTCCAGAGCTTTGCCCATGGCTGGCTGGATATCAGGACTGGAAATGGCGTTCCTGCGATTTGTAGACGCCCCAGCTCGACTGATTCTGGAGACTGGGGCTGCGGAATCCTGGCTGTTGGCTAATCTGTCGGCCCCTCAGATGCAAACAGAGGCACAAGCCTTTGAGACAGCCAAGCAGCAGGCGAATGGGGTACATTTCCTGGCTGTGCAGACTGATCCCCGTTCAGAAACCTTTGCCGGATTTTGGTTATTGCAGGAGGTCAATCTGGCGTAA
- a CDS encoding serine hydrolase: MKKIQWLFPGLLLSSLLLSLPAQAAKLQSWRFEPSQNQLTFTTDEDVEPTAQLLANPTRLVIDLPGIALGRPKINQSVGGVIQGIRIGQFNAATTRLVVELAPGYTIDPRQVIVRGQSSTQWSVQLPQPQRLPPEAVVTDSEPQPVAVQSPPVEKLEGPIVLGQELAWLQDRIQTLRANYPALKSGLFFLDVDTGNYLDINGNKTFPTASIIKLPILIAFFQDVDAGKIRLDETLVMRPELIASGSGTMQDLPAWSKFSALKTATQMIVISDNTATNMIIHRMGGISVLNQRFRSWGLKKTVIRNWLPDLSGTNTTTAREMVYLLSLLDQRKLLSPQSQDEALGILRRTKTRTLLPAGLGTGATIAHKTGDIGFMLGDAGIIELPNGKRYLGAVLVIRPYNDIAGRNFIRQVSGTVYSYMTGI; encoded by the coding sequence ATGAAGAAGATTCAATGGTTGTTTCCTGGGTTGCTCCTGAGCTCTTTGCTGCTCTCTCTGCCTGCCCAGGCAGCTAAACTGCAATCCTGGCGCTTTGAACCCAGTCAAAATCAACTGACTTTCACGACCGATGAGGATGTAGAACCAACGGCCCAATTGCTGGCCAATCCCACCCGGCTGGTGATTGATTTGCCCGGTATTGCCCTGGGTCGGCCCAAAATCAATCAGTCGGTAGGTGGCGTCATTCAAGGGATTCGGATCGGTCAATTCAATGCGGCGACGACACGCCTGGTCGTGGAATTGGCTCCGGGATACACGATCGACCCACGACAAGTGATTGTGCGGGGGCAATCCTCAACTCAGTGGAGTGTTCAATTACCCCAACCCCAACGCCTGCCCCCTGAGGCGGTGGTGACTGATTCCGAGCCTCAGCCTGTGGCGGTGCAATCTCCCCCGGTTGAGAAACTGGAAGGACCGATCGTCCTGGGCCAAGAACTGGCCTGGTTACAGGATCGCATCCAGACCTTACGGGCGAACTATCCTGCGCTCAAATCCGGCCTGTTTTTCCTGGATGTGGATACCGGCAATTACTTGGACATTAATGGAAATAAGACGTTCCCCACGGCCAGCATCATTAAGTTACCGATTCTGATCGCTTTTTTCCAGGATGTGGATGCTGGGAAAATCCGCCTGGATGAGACGCTAGTGATGCGCCCTGAGTTGATTGCGTCCGGTTCTGGAACCATGCAAGACCTACCAGCCTGGAGTAAATTCAGTGCGCTGAAAACAGCCACTCAGATGATTGTGATCAGCGATAACACGGCCACTAACATGATCATTCATCGTATGGGGGGGATCAGTGTTTTGAATCAACGCTTTCGCAGTTGGGGCTTGAAGAAGACGGTGATTCGCAACTGGTTGCCAGATTTGTCAGGCACCAACACCACGACAGCCCGAGAAATGGTCTATCTTCTGTCCTTGCTGGATCAGAGAAAACTCCTCTCGCCCCAAAGTCAGGATGAGGCCCTGGGGATTCTGCGCCGAACCAAAACCAGAACCCTGCTGCCCGCTGGTCTGGGGACTGGAGCCACGATCGCCCATAAAACGGGGGATATTGGCTTTATGCTGGGGGATGCTGGAATTATCGAGCTACCCAACGGCAAGCGCTACCTGGGGGCAGTCCTAGTGATTCGACCCTATAACGACATTGCTGGACGGAACTTTATTCGTCAGGTTTCTGGTACCGTCTACAGTTACATGACCGGAATCTAA
- the scpB gene encoding SMC-Scp complex subunit ScpB yields the protein MTRLATRIEAILYLKGKPLSLNELADYAGCDRDAIEDGLIELMADYAHRDSALEVVETAEGYTLQLREAYQNLVDTLIPVDLGVGALRTLAAIALRGTISQTDLVNLRGSGVYQHVPELVEKGFVRKRRQSDGRSYWLQVTDKFNQYFQIEQLPNQLLLRPVKGAQPVAQIDEDAIESLETEPPLQEVEP from the coding sequence ATGACTCGTCTTGCTACCCGGATTGAGGCCATTCTTTACCTGAAAGGTAAACCGCTCTCACTGAATGAGCTAGCAGACTATGCCGGATGCGATCGGGATGCCATTGAGGACGGGTTAATTGAACTGATGGCTGACTATGCCCATCGGGATAGTGCCCTGGAAGTGGTAGAAACTGCAGAAGGCTACACGCTGCAATTGCGAGAAGCCTATCAGAATCTGGTGGACACATTAATTCCGGTAGATTTGGGAGTTGGGGCGTTGCGGACCCTGGCGGCGATCGCACTGCGGGGGACGATTTCTCAGACAGACCTCGTCAACTTGCGCGGCTCGGGTGTGTATCAGCATGTACCAGAACTGGTTGAAAAGGGGTTCGTTCGTAAGCGCCGTCAATCTGATGGCCGGTCTTACTGGCTGCAAGTGACGGATAAATTCAATCAGTACTTCCAGATTGAACAACTCCCCAATCAACTTCTGCTCAGACCGGTGAAAGGGGCGCAGCCTGTTGCCCAAATAGACGAGGACGCAATTGAATCGCTGGAAACAGAACCTCCTTTACAGGAAGTAGAACCCTGA
- a CDS encoding cadmium resistance transporter, translated as MGQFFSTLIAGVTAFVATNLDDLVILLLFFARINSTFRPHHIVSGQYLGFTVLVLLSLPGFFGGLLISKPWIGLLGLLPIAIGVHEFLSQEEPKDGEELPQAPPSLSVIGKLLGLFTPQTYQVAAVTIANGGDNIGVYISLFAGLSLPQLGLILGVFGIGVGCWCYLAQQLATHPVMATLLMGYGKKAVPYVLIGLGIYILVENGSYRLFYRP; from the coding sequence ATGGGCCAATTTTTCAGCACTTTAATCGCCGGAGTTACGGCTTTTGTGGCCACCAATCTTGACGATTTAGTCATCCTGCTCCTTTTCTTTGCCCGCATCAACAGCACCTTTCGCCCTCACCATATTGTGAGTGGACAATACTTGGGGTTTACAGTTCTGGTGCTGCTCAGTTTACCGGGCTTCTTTGGCGGCCTGCTGATCTCAAAACCCTGGATTGGTCTGCTGGGCCTGCTCCCGATCGCGATCGGGGTGCATGAATTCCTGTCCCAGGAGGAACCCAAGGACGGGGAGGAACTCCCCCAGGCTCCACCCAGCTTATCCGTCATTGGGAAATTGTTGGGGCTTTTCACCCCCCAGACCTACCAGGTCGCTGCTGTGACGATCGCCAACGGGGGCGACAACATTGGAGTCTATATCTCGCTGTTTGCCGGACTGAGCCTGCCACAACTGGGTCTGATTCTGGGGGTTTTCGGAATCGGGGTGGGGTGCTGGTGTTATCTGGCCCAGCAGTTGGCGACCCATCCTGTGATGGCAACCCTTCTGATGGGTTATGGGAAAAAGGCCGTCCCCTATGTCCTGATTGGGCTGGGAATCTATATCCTGGTTGAAAATGGGAGCTACCGATTGTTCTACAGGCCGTAA
- the gcvH gene encoding glycine cleavage system protein GcvH, protein MTLEYPEDLRYMDTHEYARLEGEIATIGISAFAVDQLGDIVFVELPEIGDALTKGEPFGSIESVKAVEDLNAPVSGTVIDRNQVILDSPEEIAEDPYGEGWLLKVRVDDLGDLDDALPAGEYRAQVEGE, encoded by the coding sequence ATGACACTGGAATATCCCGAAGACCTGAGGTACATGGACACCCATGAGTACGCCCGTTTGGAGGGCGAAATTGCCACGATTGGCATCAGTGCTTTTGCTGTCGATCAGTTAGGGGATATTGTGTTTGTGGAGTTGCCAGAGATCGGCGACGCCTTAACCAAAGGGGAACCCTTCGGTAGTATTGAGTCGGTGAAAGCCGTTGAAGATCTGAACGCCCCAGTTTCTGGCACCGTGATCGATCGCAATCAGGTCATCCTGGATAGCCCCGAGGAAATTGCTGAAGATCCTTATGGAGAAGGCTGGCTTTTGAAAGTGCGGGTTGACGACCTGGGAGATCTGGACGATGCCCTCCCTGCGGGTGAATATCGGGCTCAGGTCGAGGGAGAATAG